One window from the genome of Pseudalkalibacillus hwajinpoensis encodes:
- a CDS encoding iron-containing alcohol dehydrogenase — protein MTFSKLVFTPLSYTGWGSLAQLLPEVKKYTAKRILVVTDPVLNDIGIVDRVSIPLKEAGYSVDIYTDIQPEPPLAIGERLVNYTKENAFDLVIGLGGGSALDLAKLTAVLSVHEGSVSDYLNLSGSRQITDKGLPKILIPTTAGTGSEVTNISVLSLESTKDVVTHDYLLADAAIVDPELTVSVPAKVTAATGVDALTHAIEAYVSINASPTTDGLALQAIRLISRSIRRAVSDGEDREARIDMSNGSYIAGLAFFNAGVAGVHALAYPLGGQFHIAHGDSNAVLLPYVMGYIRKSCTKRMGDILNALGGNSQFLSEEEASYECVRMLERLVQDVGIPSTLGGFEIPANALESLTEDGLKQKRLLARSPLPLHEDDIRAIYQSAFKGEIVESSPTTIQHP, from the coding sequence ATGACTTTTTCCAAACTCGTCTTCACCCCACTAAGCTACACTGGTTGGGGATCACTTGCACAACTCTTACCTGAAGTTAAAAAATATACTGCAAAGCGAATTTTGGTCGTAACTGACCCTGTATTAAATGATATCGGTATCGTAGATCGCGTCAGCATTCCTTTAAAAGAGGCCGGATATTCAGTCGATATATATACTGATATACAGCCAGAGCCACCGCTTGCCATCGGCGAAAGACTCGTCAACTATACGAAAGAAAATGCATTTGACCTCGTTATAGGACTCGGAGGAGGAAGTGCGCTAGATCTCGCGAAATTAACAGCTGTTCTGTCAGTACATGAAGGTTCTGTTTCTGACTACCTCAACTTATCAGGAAGCAGACAGATAACCGATAAAGGTTTGCCAAAAATATTAATTCCAACAACTGCCGGTACCGGGTCAGAGGTTACAAATATATCTGTTCTTTCACTCGAAAGCACAAAAGATGTCGTCACACACGACTATCTTCTAGCTGATGCAGCCATCGTTGATCCCGAGTTAACCGTTTCCGTTCCAGCAAAAGTGACCGCAGCAACCGGTGTCGATGCGCTTACCCATGCGATTGAGGCTTATGTCTCGATTAACGCTAGCCCGACAACGGATGGCCTCGCTCTCCAAGCAATTAGGTTAATTAGTCGCTCGATCAGACGTGCTGTTTCGGATGGAGAAGACCGCGAAGCACGAATCGATATGAGTAACGGAAGCTATATCGCTGGCCTTGCCTTTTTTAATGCTGGCGTAGCAGGAGTTCATGCTCTTGCCTATCCTCTTGGCGGGCAATTTCATATCGCTCATGGTGATTCCAATGCCGTTCTTCTTCCTTACGTGATGGGATATATTCGAAAAAGTTGTACGAAACGAATGGGAGATATTCTGAATGCACTTGGCGGTAACTCACAATTCCTTTCAGAAGAAGAAGCCTCGTATGAGTGCGTACGAATGCTAGAAAGACTCGTTCAAGACGTTGGCATCCCAAGTACTCTTGGTGGATTCGAAATTCCAGCTAACGCCCTGGAGTCCTTAACAGAAGATGGCCTGAAACAAAAAAGACTGCTTGCAAGAAGCCCTCTCCCTCTTCATGAGGATGATATTCGCGCGATCTATCAATCAGCATTTAAGGGAGAAATTGTTGAATCATCCCCTACTACTATTCAACATCCATAA
- the ahlS gene encoding AhlS family quorum-quenching N-acyl homoserine lactonase, with the protein MNIINKHPKLYVMDNGRMSMDKNWMIAMHNPATITNPNAQTEFVEFPIYTVLIDHPAGKILFDTACNPNSMGPEGRWTEATQQTFPYKASEECYLHNRLEQLNVRPEDIKFVVASHLHLDHAGCLEMFTNATIIVHEDELNGTLQSYARNQKEGAYIWGDIDAWIKNNLQWQTIKRNEDNVQLAEGIKVLNFGSGHAWGMIGLHIQMPETGGIILASDAVYTAESFGPPIKPPGIIYDSLGYAASVEKIRRLAKETNSQVWFGHDSNQFNNFRKSTEGYYE; encoded by the coding sequence ATGAACATTATTAACAAACACCCGAAATTGTACGTAATGGATAATGGGCGTATGAGTATGGATAAAAACTGGATGATTGCGATGCACAATCCCGCTACGATTACGAATCCCAATGCCCAAACTGAATTTGTTGAATTCCCTATTTACACAGTTCTAATCGATCACCCGGCCGGCAAGATCCTTTTTGATACAGCTTGTAATCCAAATTCGATGGGACCAGAAGGCCGTTGGACAGAAGCGACACAGCAAACTTTCCCCTATAAAGCTAGTGAGGAATGCTACCTTCATAATCGGCTGGAGCAGCTGAATGTACGTCCTGAAGACATTAAATTCGTTGTCGCTTCTCACCTCCATCTTGACCATGCAGGATGTCTTGAAATGTTTACGAACGCTACCATTATTGTTCATGAAGATGAATTGAACGGAACTCTTCAGTCCTATGCGCGTAATCAGAAAGAAGGCGCCTATATTTGGGGAGATATTGATGCATGGATTAAAAACAATCTTCAGTGGCAAACCATTAAGCGAAATGAAGACAATGTGCAACTTGCAGAAGGTATTAAAGTATTAAATTTTGGGAGCGGACACGCCTGGGGAATGATTGGTCTGCATATTCAGATGCCGGAAACCGGTGGAATCATTCTCGCCTCAGATGCCGTGTATACAGCCGAAAGTTTTGGGCCACCGATCAAACCACCTGGCATTATCTATGATTCTCTCGGCTACGCAGCTTCAGTAGAAAAAATCCGACGCCTCGCAAAGGAAACGAATAGTCAAGTATGGTTCGGTCATGACTCAAACCAGTTTAATAATTTCCGTAAATCAACAGAAGGCTACTACGAATAA
- a CDS encoding sigma 54-interacting transcriptional regulator: protein MLNIAKTTGWEEVFSSLHNGVVMIDREERITYMNASAEDLLRVQHWKGATIRAFVPNSRISEVLENEHSLIGERLQLFDRECVVNRTPLYQDEELIGVISVIQDITEVKHYRDLLRQFESIIEFSTDGLYVVDKEGTTIYVNSAYEEMTGFPRSELIGRHMKDLMQEGYIDQSVSLLVLKEKERVSILQKIGGKKDVIVTGSPVFDENHEIELVVTSVRDITQLNGLRSELDRAKTFSELNQNRYSLQLKGVADKVVFRSKEMGVIYEKVKQVAPYPTSILLTGESGVGKEVVANLIHYESDRKDKPFIKVNCGAIPEHLLESELFGYESGAFTGARKEGKIGLLELAQGGTVMLDEVGEMPVSLQVKLLRVLQESEFYRIGGNKPIKLDIRIISATNKQLLEEIEKGSFREDFYYRLQVIEISIPPLADRVHDIEVLVDHFFSYFCSKYHIEKRMTKETRSALLTYRWPGNVRELKNMIESLVVSVPTISIEPHHLPVHITDYRIKGSEPLSLKERVGSFEKRIILDTIQQHPSLRSAAKELRMDHSTLVKKMKRW, encoded by the coding sequence ATGCTGAATATAGCCAAAACAACTGGTTGGGAAGAGGTCTTTTCTTCCTTACACAATGGGGTTGTTATGATAGATCGGGAAGAACGAATTACTTACATGAATGCATCAGCTGAAGACCTTCTTCGTGTACAGCATTGGAAAGGTGCAACTATTCGTGCTTTCGTTCCAAATTCAAGAATCAGCGAAGTACTTGAAAACGAGCATAGTTTAATAGGTGAACGTCTCCAACTGTTTGATCGTGAATGTGTTGTCAATCGAACGCCTCTATATCAGGACGAAGAGCTTATTGGCGTCATTAGTGTCATTCAGGATATTACGGAAGTGAAACACTACCGCGATTTGCTGCGACAGTTTGAATCAATTATTGAGTTTTCGACAGACGGATTATATGTTGTGGATAAAGAGGGAACGACGATTTACGTTAACTCAGCATATGAAGAAATGACCGGCTTTCCGCGCTCTGAATTAATTGGGCGACATATGAAAGATTTAATGCAAGAAGGGTATATCGATCAGTCCGTTTCTTTGCTTGTACTAAAAGAAAAAGAGCGGGTGTCCATTCTACAAAAAATCGGGGGTAAGAAGGACGTTATCGTGACGGGAAGTCCGGTTTTTGATGAGAATCACGAGATCGAATTGGTGGTAACAAGCGTAAGAGATATCACACAATTAAACGGTTTGCGCTCTGAGCTTGATCGTGCCAAAACTTTCTCCGAGTTGAATCAAAATAGGTATTCCCTTCAATTGAAAGGGGTAGCTGACAAGGTTGTTTTTCGAAGTAAAGAAATGGGCGTCATTTACGAGAAAGTAAAACAGGTAGCTCCATACCCTACAAGCATATTATTAACTGGAGAATCAGGCGTAGGTAAAGAAGTTGTGGCTAATTTAATTCACTATGAAAGTGATCGGAAGGACAAGCCTTTTATTAAAGTGAACTGTGGAGCTATCCCTGAACATTTATTAGAATCAGAGTTATTTGGTTATGAGTCAGGCGCGTTCACTGGAGCGCGTAAGGAAGGAAAAATCGGTTTGCTCGAATTGGCCCAGGGTGGGACGGTTATGCTTGATGAAGTAGGGGAGATGCCTGTTTCTCTCCAAGTGAAACTTCTCAGGGTTTTACAAGAGAGCGAGTTTTATCGGATTGGTGGAAATAAACCGATTAAACTTGATATTCGAATCATCTCTGCTACAAATAAACAGTTGTTAGAAGAAATCGAGAAAGGTTCATTTCGCGAAGATTTTTATTACAGGCTTCAAGTTATTGAGATTTCTATTCCTCCGTTAGCTGATCGTGTCCATGATATTGAAGTATTGGTAGATCATTTCTTTTCTTATTTCTGTTCGAAATATCATATTGAAAAACGGATGACTAAGGAAACACGTAGCGCCTTGCTTACTTATCGCTGGCCTGGAAACGTTCGAGAACTGAAAAATATGATTGAAAGCCTTGTCGTATCTGTTCCTACCATCTCTATTGAACCGCATCATTTACCAGTCCATATTACGGATTATCGTATAAAAGGGAGCGAACCACTTTCATTGAAAGAGCGAGTAGGAAGTTTTGAAAAGAGAATCATATTAGATACGATTCAACAACATCCATCTCTTCGTTCTGCAGCTAAGGAATTAAGGATGGATCATTCAACGCTTGTGAAGAAAATGAAAAGGTGGTAA
- the pcp gene encoding pyroglutamyl-peptidase I, protein MRPLLLTGFEPFLEHRHNPTEQIVKELDEEVIGGYEIISRVLPVDYERASEMLIEYVEQCEPIAVIMLGLAADRTKVTPERIAINVNDSVEDNVGRAPEDQPIVEGGPAAYFSTLPIKKMTEALVQNGIPAEISNTAGTYLCNNVMYSVLYALEQKDIDIPAGFVHVPPTFEMTLHHSAHTGFPFTSIRDAIKIMIHALSDLEGD, encoded by the coding sequence ATGAGACCGCTATTGTTGACTGGTTTTGAGCCTTTTCTTGAACATCGTCATAATCCAACTGAGCAAATCGTCAAGGAATTGGATGAGGAAGTGATAGGAGGATATGAAATTATCTCACGTGTTCTTCCTGTTGATTATGAGCGAGCATCAGAAATGCTGATTGAGTATGTTGAACAATGTGAACCGATTGCTGTGATCATGCTTGGACTTGCCGCTGACCGAACAAAAGTAACGCCTGAGCGAATTGCAATTAATGTGAATGATAGTGTAGAAGATAATGTGGGGCGTGCGCCGGAAGATCAGCCAATCGTGGAAGGTGGACCGGCAGCTTATTTCTCAACGCTCCCTATTAAAAAGATGACTGAGGCACTTGTACAAAATGGTATACCTGCAGAAATATCCAATACAGCTGGAACTTATTTATGTAACAACGTGATGTATAGCGTTTTGTATGCACTTGAACAAAAAGACATCGATATCCCAGCAGGATTCGTTCATGTTCCACCTACATTCGAGATGACGCTCCATCATTCAGCACATACTGGTTTTCCGTTCACTAGCATACGAGACGCCATTAAGATTATGATTCATGCTTTATCGGATTTAGAAGGAGATTAA
- a CDS encoding TIGR04104 family putative zinc finger protein: MTTCQQCHSEWTWKESFLMLFSFKKAVVCPYCDREQYLTRRARNNLSVIPSIVSLLWLPMIAFQVPISVIIPIEVVMAIGTVFILPYFFEVTDHNEPLW, encoded by the coding sequence ATGACAACTTGTCAGCAATGTCATTCGGAGTGGACGTGGAAAGAATCGTTCCTTATGTTGTTTTCGTTTAAAAAAGCTGTTGTCTGTCCCTATTGTGATAGGGAACAGTATTTAACACGTCGGGCAAGGAATAATTTATCTGTTATTCCAAGTATTGTTTCGCTTCTATGGTTACCAATGATCGCATTCCAAGTTCCCATTTCAGTCATTATCCCAATCGAAGTCGTGATGGCGATTGGTACGGTCTTCATTCTTCCATATTTTTTTGAAGTAACTGATCATAATGAGCCGTTATGGTAG
- a CDS encoding diguanylate cyclase, protein MKGIFQKFTNVVSVYITLASITGISLFLTQYFLTYTPLNWSLAFTFVAAILLLNHYTILLPPSGNSLSMDSAIYLAVLFVFGIHMALTILLLTSIIYALYKKSVVWWKHLFNFSIYSIMIIGTYEAFFLFGGTLGTLSFFNVTSYMLSLSVYFLLNVLFIGFFFVLTATENLLQIVKGMLKETISSYLITLILSLNLVLLMKQQIILGVLLFLTVAVLLSISFKQYFELYQEVSQKADIDHLTELYNHGYFKSLLEEEIKTAKLANQPLSIGLIDLDDFKKYNDQHGHLQGDKLLKHFGAELKKSASDSFTAARYGGEEFALLMPGKTELEAYQFINHFRKEINDQYFEGVEVLPHGCLSFSAGIIQYNQDMYDSSEVLEKADQAMYYAKTKGKNNVCIFDADNVPAKTFYNNKEMELLEQQLKIFLYKDVYTYKHSRRVYEYAIEFSNKLNLNSNDQKILVMGALIHDIGKLEIPRDVINKKGKLTKDEWEMVQKHVIWGREIVSTNRELADLLPLVELHHERYDGKGYPYGLSGQEIPRLVRMLTIIDSFDAMTTERPYQKTKSISEAIDELQKCAETQFDPELVHEFIEVIHSSPLHKHSIEQPNKISI, encoded by the coding sequence ATGAAGGGCATATTTCAGAAATTCACTAATGTTGTAAGCGTGTATATTACACTGGCATCTATCACAGGGATTTCTTTATTTCTCACTCAGTACTTCTTGACATATACACCTCTTAACTGGAGTCTGGCCTTCACGTTTGTAGCGGCAATTTTACTATTAAACCACTATACAATTCTATTGCCACCAAGCGGCAATTCCCTATCAATGGATTCGGCGATCTATTTGGCAGTCCTATTTGTATTTGGTATTCATATGGCGCTAACCATCTTGTTACTAACCTCGATCATCTATGCTCTGTATAAAAAAAGCGTTGTTTGGTGGAAGCATTTATTTAATTTCTCTATTTATAGCATTATGATTATTGGAACGTATGAAGCTTTCTTTCTATTTGGTGGAACTCTCGGAACACTTTCATTCTTTAACGTAACTTCGTATATGCTTTCGCTTAGCGTTTATTTTCTGCTGAACGTGTTATTCATTGGATTTTTCTTTGTTTTAACCGCTACCGAGAATCTTCTTCAAATTGTTAAAGGAATGTTAAAGGAAACCATCTCAAGCTATTTAATCACGTTAATCCTTTCCTTGAATCTTGTCCTACTCATGAAGCAGCAAATTATACTTGGCGTTCTATTATTTCTAACTGTAGCCGTGCTACTCTCCATTTCCTTCAAACAATATTTTGAGCTCTATCAAGAAGTATCCCAAAAAGCGGACATTGATCATCTAACAGAACTATACAATCATGGCTATTTCAAATCTCTTTTGGAAGAAGAAATCAAAACAGCCAAACTAGCAAATCAGCCTCTATCAATCGGTTTGATCGACCTTGATGACTTCAAGAAATACAATGATCAGCACGGGCACCTTCAAGGAGATAAGCTTCTTAAACACTTCGGAGCAGAATTGAAAAAGAGTGCGAGCGACTCGTTTACAGCAGCTCGCTATGGAGGAGAAGAGTTTGCACTGCTAATGCCTGGTAAGACGGAACTCGAAGCCTATCAATTCATCAATCACTTTCGAAAAGAAATCAATGATCAATATTTCGAAGGAGTCGAAGTGCTTCCACACGGCTGTCTCTCGTTTTCTGCAGGAATCATCCAATACAACCAGGACATGTACGATTCCTCAGAAGTCCTTGAAAAAGCCGATCAAGCGATGTACTATGCCAAGACTAAAGGAAAGAACAACGTTTGTATTTTTGACGCTGATAATGTACCTGCTAAAACCTTTTATAATAACAAAGAAATGGAATTATTGGAGCAGCAGCTAAAAATCTTTCTTTATAAAGATGTGTACACGTACAAACATAGCAGAAGAGTTTATGAATATGCGATTGAGTTCAGCAACAAGCTTAACTTGAATAGCAATGATCAGAAAATACTTGTTATGGGGGCACTCATTCATGACATCGGAAAGCTTGAGATTCCTCGTGACGTTATCAACAAAAAAGGAAAGCTTACGAAGGATGAGTGGGAGATGGTTCAGAAACATGTCATTTGGGGGAGGGAAATTGTATCAACAAACCGCGAGCTAGCTGATCTTCTTCCACTCGTTGAACTTCATCACGAACGTTATGACGGGAAAGGCTATCCGTACGGATTAAGCGGACAAGAAATCCCTCGACTTGTTCGCATGTTAACAATTATCGATTCCTTTGATGCCATGACGACTGAGCGCCCCTATCAAAAAACAAAGTCAATTAGTGAAGCGATAGACGAATTACAAAAATGTGCTGAAACGCAGTTTGATCCTGAACTTGTTCATGAGTTTATTGAGGTGATTCATTCAAGTCCACTGCACAAACATTCAATTGAACAACCAAACAAAATCAGCATTTAA
- a CDS encoding DUF5317 domain-containing protein produces MVFDGILLSILVGYLRKGSLKGFAYLSFKAGWIFPLLLLIEIGIFTFQSSYAWLGTLSAPLFMLIYIVGLIFLWINRKMNIGIMLLFIGVLLNFIVMAINGGRMPVSLEAANILDPAYAESIKNGLYGKHAVLTDSTAFGFLGDIIPITDPYPKDQVISIGDIIMNIGIFIFIQRVMVKSKHPEDLIKSPAPQKGI; encoded by the coding sequence ATGGTTTTTGACGGCATTTTATTATCTATTCTTGTCGGGTACTTACGCAAAGGTAGCTTAAAAGGCTTTGCTTATCTTTCCTTTAAAGCAGGTTGGATCTTCCCCCTGTTGCTTCTTATTGAAATTGGTATTTTCACATTCCAATCTTCCTATGCCTGGCTCGGCACACTGAGCGCACCACTCTTTATGCTTATTTATATTGTAGGACTCATTTTTCTTTGGATAAATCGTAAAATGAACATCGGCATTATGCTTCTTTTCATAGGAGTGCTCCTTAACTTTATCGTAATGGCGATTAATGGAGGGCGAATGCCGGTATCACTTGAAGCGGCAAATATACTTGATCCCGCATATGCAGAATCCATCAAAAATGGTCTCTATGGAAAACATGCAGTCCTAACCGACAGTACTGCCTTTGGGTTTCTCGGTGACATCATCCCTATTACTGATCCTTATCCAAAAGATCAAGTCATTAGTATTGGCGACATCATTATGAACATCGGTATTTTTATTTTCATCCAGCGCGTAATGGTTAAGTCCAAACATCCAGAAGACCTCATCAAATCACCTGCGCCTCAAAAAGGAATATGA
- a CDS encoding ROK family protein, translating into MENVYIGVDLGGTNLRVGLVDESGRILQVKQIPTEASLGYESIITRMVDLIKEVKKAYSAVSIGIGSPGPLNPFDGVVVSPPNLPGWQDVPITEMVEEAIGIPTYLVNDADAAALGEALYGGGKGRESSFYITVSTGIGGGYVQNNRLIQGEHGYSAEIGNMIIKPGGQKHANMNAGSLEALASGTSIAREGKARLEISGGAEEVFELAEQENEEAVAIIDEAMDALAIGIANIVHSIDPSVIILGGGVMQAKDMILPLLKEKVDSYVYEGLRGKIEIEPVHLHDKAGIIGAAMHGRQNFENEKFKEN; encoded by the coding sequence TTGGAAAATGTATATATAGGAGTTGACCTTGGCGGTACAAATCTCCGCGTCGGTCTCGTAGACGAGAGCGGACGAATACTACAAGTAAAACAAATACCTACAGAGGCAAGCTTAGGTTACGAATCGATTATAACTAGAATGGTTGATTTAATAAAAGAAGTGAAAAAAGCGTATTCAGCTGTATCTATTGGGATTGGTTCACCCGGGCCGCTTAATCCTTTTGATGGAGTTGTTGTATCACCGCCTAATCTTCCTGGTTGGCAAGATGTTCCGATTACAGAAATGGTAGAGGAAGCGATTGGTATCCCTACGTATCTTGTGAATGATGCTGACGCTGCTGCTCTTGGTGAAGCATTGTATGGAGGAGGAAAGGGGCGCGAAAGCTCATTTTACATAACTGTAAGTACGGGGATCGGTGGGGGTTACGTTCAAAATAATCGCCTTATTCAAGGCGAGCATGGCTACAGTGCTGAGATCGGTAATATGATCATTAAGCCTGGAGGTCAAAAGCATGCCAACATGAACGCAGGATCTCTTGAAGCACTTGCTTCTGGGACGTCGATTGCAAGAGAAGGTAAGGCACGACTTGAAATTTCGGGTGGTGCTGAAGAAGTTTTTGAGCTTGCGGAACAAGAAAATGAGGAAGCTGTTGCTATTATTGACGAAGCTATGGATGCACTAGCGATAGGCATTGCGAACATCGTTCATTCTATTGATCCATCTGTTATTATACTGGGCGGTGGCGTGATGCAGGCAAAGGATATGATTCTACCACTACTTAAAGAAAAAGTAGATTCTTATGTATACGAAGGACTACGTGGGAAAATAGAGATTGAACCAGTACATCTGCATGATAAGGCTGGGATAATTGGTGCCGCTATGCATGGTCGCCAGAATTTTGAAAATGAAAAGTTTAAAGAAAATTAG
- the manA gene encoding mannose-6-phosphate isomerase, class I: MYQHEPLFLTPEFKDRLWGGTKLRDVFGYTIPTETTGECWGISAHQNGPSEVRNGPLAGKKLNEVWDSHRELFGNEGGEHFPLLIKILDADRDLSVQVHPGDTYAREVEGEAYGKTECWYIIDCDPGSELIFGHHAQSKESFEEMIAKGEWDSLLRRVPIEPGEFYFVPSGTIHAIGAGTMILETQQSSDTTYRVYDYDRTDANGNTRKLHIERSVDVSTIPHEDPPFSPVVTEEDGLNQVELVSSEYFTVYKWELDGEYSLSQDHPYLLVSVLSGEGMITSSETSHSVKQGDHLIIPATMKDCKLEGDLEMIVSKSNKA; encoded by the coding sequence ATGTACCAACATGAACCACTTTTTCTAACGCCAGAATTTAAGGATCGTCTTTGGGGCGGCACAAAACTGAGAGATGTATTCGGCTATACGATTCCAACAGAAACGACTGGAGAATGCTGGGGAATTTCAGCTCATCAGAATGGGCCAAGTGAGGTAAGAAATGGTCCGCTTGCAGGAAAGAAGTTAAATGAAGTTTGGGATAGTCATCGTGAATTGTTCGGGAATGAAGGCGGAGAGCATTTTCCACTTTTGATTAAAATTCTGGATGCCGATCGTGATCTTTCTGTTCAGGTTCACCCTGGTGATACATATGCAAGAGAAGTAGAAGGTGAAGCCTATGGGAAAACCGAGTGCTGGTATATTATTGATTGTGATCCAGGTTCAGAACTGATCTTTGGCCATCATGCACAGTCGAAAGAGTCTTTTGAAGAAATGATTGCAAAGGGTGAATGGGACAGTTTACTACGTCGTGTTCCGATTGAGCCAGGTGAATTTTATTTTGTACCAAGCGGAACCATTCACGCAATCGGTGCCGGAACGATGATTCTTGAGACTCAGCAAAGCTCTGACACAACTTATCGCGTGTACGACTATGATCGAACAGACGCAAATGGAAACACACGTAAGCTTCATATTGAACGTTCAGTTGATGTATCGACGATTCCCCATGAAGATCCGCCGTTCTCACCTGTCGTAACGGAAGAAGATGGATTAAACCAGGTTGAGCTTGTATCATCGGAATATTTCACGGTTTATAAATGGGAACTTGATGGAGAATATTCTCTTTCGCAAGATCATCCTTATTTACTTGTTAGTGTGCTGAGTGGAGAAGGCATGATTACATCTTCAGAAACCTCTCACTCTGTTAAGCAGGGAGACCATCTAATCATCCCTGCCACAATGAAAGATTGTAAGCTAGAAGGCGATCTTGAAATGATCGTTTCTAAAAGCAATAAAGCATAG
- a CDS encoding ABC transporter ATP-binding protein: MQKVLSFIKPYKVAAIVAALLMLVELAVELWLPLFMADIIDNGIAKENLSVITKLGIWMLVLTVVSFIASIVNTYLASYVSQHFGFDLRKALFEKVQSFAFADFNRFPTSSLLTRLTNDVNQVQLVVFMGLRIMVRAPLLVVGGVIMAFVVDVQLALLLTAAIPLVIVFLYFVMKKGVPLFSSVQEKLDRVNGVMRENLVGVRLIKAYLRSKHEQQRFKNVNENLMNQTVTSLRLIELATPVLLILMNVAIVAVIWFGGVKVVGGTAQVGEISAIITYGTRITVALTMFSFILMLLSRARASTYRMEEVLDTNTSSKETSAVQPLALEKLQFHHVSFRYPDSEDDVLRDINFTADKGQFIGVMGATGSGKSSMVQLIPRLYEPVEGHITFNGQDETDIGIDELRSRMGVVPQEVVLFSGTIAENIRWGKEDATAKEVEEAAKAAQIHSFIKTLPNQYETVLGQKGINLSGGQKQRLSIARALIRNPEILILDDSTSALDLKTEAELQKALRHRESMILLIAQKISSIKEADKIILLEDGAIIGEGTHEQLLRNNDVYREIYVSQYGEEASNELKQQTL, from the coding sequence ATGCAAAAAGTACTATCCTTTATTAAACCATACAAGGTGGCGGCGATTGTAGCGGCCCTTTTAATGCTTGTTGAATTAGCCGTTGAACTTTGGCTACCGCTATTTATGGCGGATATTATTGATAACGGTATTGCGAAGGAAAACCTTAGTGTCATTACTAAACTGGGGATCTGGATGCTCGTTTTAACGGTTGTCTCATTTATTGCTTCGATCGTTAATACTTACCTTGCTTCATACGTTAGTCAACATTTTGGTTTTGATCTCAGAAAAGCTCTCTTTGAAAAGGTACAGTCTTTCGCTTTTGCTGACTTTAACCGCTTCCCCACTTCATCTCTTTTAACAAGACTAACGAATGATGTGAATCAGGTGCAACTCGTAGTATTTATGGGACTCCGTATTATGGTTCGAGCCCCGCTGCTCGTGGTTGGTGGGGTGATCATGGCCTTTGTTGTCGATGTACAGCTCGCCCTTCTTTTAACAGCCGCGATTCCTTTAGTCATTGTCTTTCTTTATTTTGTGATGAAAAAGGGAGTTCCGCTTTTCAGCTCAGTACAGGAAAAACTTGATCGAGTTAATGGCGTGATGAGAGAAAATCTAGTTGGCGTTAGACTCATTAAAGCTTATCTTCGAAGTAAGCATGAGCAACAAAGGTTTAAAAATGTGAACGAGAATTTAATGAATCAAACGGTAACATCTCTTCGCTTGATTGAACTCGCTACGCCGGTACTGTTGATTCTTATGAACGTGGCAATTGTTGCCGTAATCTGGTTTGGCGGAGTGAAAGTGGTCGGTGGAACAGCGCAGGTTGGTGAAATTTCAGCCATCATTACATATGGCACACGGATTACAGTAGCACTAACCATGTTTTCGTTTATTTTGATGCTTCTTTCACGAGCAAGAGCTTCTACCTATCGGATGGAGGAAGTGTTGGATACAAATACGTCTTCCAAAGAAACATCAGCTGTTCAGCCATTAGCGTTAGAGAAACTTCAGTTTCACCATGTGAGCTTTCGTTATCCCGATTCAGAGGACGATGTGCTGCGAGATATAAATTTCACTGCAGATAAAGGACAATTTATTGGTGTCATGGGTGCGACAGGTTCAGGTAAGTCATCCATGGTTCAGCTTATTCCAAGATTGTATGAACCTGTAGAAGGTCACATTACGTTCAATGGACAGGATGAGACAGATATCGGTATTGATGAATTAAGGAGCCGAATGGGAGTGGTTCCTCAAGAAGTCGTGTTATTCAGCGGCACCATTGCTGAGAATATTCGGTGGGGAAAGGAAGATGCTACCGCAAAAGAGGTTGAAGAAGCGGCTAAAGCAGCCCAAATCCATTCGTTTATTAAGACGCTTCCTAATCAATATGAAACGGTACTTGGACAAAAAGGAATTAACCTTTCTGGAGGGCAGAAACAGCGTTTATCGATTGCGCGTGCCCTTATCCGTAATCCAGAAATTCTTATTCTTGATGACAGTACAAGTGCACTTGATCTAAAAACAGAAGCTGAGTTACAAAAAGCGTTGAGGCATCGTGAAAGCATGATTTTATTAATTGCTCAGAAAATCAGTTCAATTAAAGAGGCGGATAAAATTATTTTGCTTGAAGATGGGGCAATTATTGGAGAAGGGACTCACGAGCAACTTCTTCGGAACAATGACGTTTATCGTGAGATCTATGTGTCTCAGTACGGAGAGGAGGCGTCCAATGAGCTCAAACAACAAACCCTCTAA